In Gammaproteobacteria bacterium, one genomic interval encodes:
- the thrA gene encoding bifunctional aspartate kinase/homoserine dehydrogenase I has translation MDWTVHKFGGTSLADAECFRTVADIVTGAGGGNLAVVVSAMRGTTDLLLGLVDRAAKREPVREALDGLRERYRAAAKDLLAGPSADEVLAPFEKDLGDIESVLKALSLVRAASSRSRALVGGFGELWSARLLTAVLAGRVGAGRRVLCVDARDVLVVAPGEMGPIVVWDESRERLARAVPADFDGVAVITGFIASDREGLPATLGRNGSDYSASIFGALLGAREVCIWTDVDGVMSGDPRRVPEATVIEQISYNEAMELAYFGAKVIHPQTMAPAVAHGIPILIRNTFNRAHPGTRITAPSADRNGVVKGISGVDGVALINLEGAGMIGVPGTADRLFGALREAGVSVMLISQGSSEHSICFAVPEASAGAVRSVVERAFAVELDQGQVQRVEVTSGCGILAVVGDGMAGAPGTAGRFFRTLGNAGINVIAIAQGASERNISAVIATKDMTRALRAVHSSFYLSAKTVSVGLIGPGLVGSALLDQLADARERLRDKFNLDLRVRAIGGSRRMHLGEPRIDLGSWREALGGGEAMRLDAFVDHVQTDYLPHAALIDCTASQEIANRYASWLERGIHVITPNKRAHSGPIGYYEELKKLTRSANRHFLYEATVGAGLPVIQTLKDLVETGDEIESISGIFSGTLAYLFNVFDGGRPFSEIVRDARSRGYTEPDPRDDLSGMDVARKAVILAREAGLALELEDLDVESLVPAALADASVDEFLDRLSDFDAPMAERVAEAKRNDTVLRYVADIDMRRGTARVQLQSFAKDHPFANINLTDNIVQFVTRRYCDNPLIVRGPGAGPDVTAAGIFADLLRLCSMLSGNQD, from the coding sequence ATGGACTGGACCGTCCACAAATTCGGAGGCACGAGCCTCGCCGATGCGGAATGCTTCCGCACCGTAGCGGACATCGTCACGGGTGCGGGCGGCGGTAACCTCGCCGTCGTCGTCTCCGCGATGCGCGGCACGACCGATCTGCTGCTCGGCCTCGTGGATCGGGCGGCGAAGCGGGAGCCCGTTCGAGAGGCGCTCGACGGGCTTCGGGAACGCTACCGAGCGGCCGCGAAGGACCTGCTTGCGGGGCCGTCCGCCGATGAGGTGCTCGCCCCGTTCGAAAAGGATCTCGGCGATATCGAGAGCGTGCTGAAAGCGCTCTCGCTCGTGCGCGCGGCTTCCTCCCGAAGCCGCGCGCTCGTCGGCGGCTTCGGCGAGCTTTGGTCCGCGCGCCTGCTCACGGCCGTGTTGGCCGGCCGGGTCGGTGCCGGCCGCCGCGTCCTCTGCGTCGACGCACGCGACGTGCTCGTCGTCGCGCCCGGGGAAATGGGACCGATCGTCGTCTGGGACGAGTCCCGGGAACGGCTCGCGCGCGCGGTGCCGGCCGATTTCGACGGCGTCGCCGTGATCACCGGTTTCATCGCGTCGGACCGTGAAGGCTTGCCGGCCACGCTCGGCCGCAACGGCAGCGACTATTCGGCTTCGATCTTCGGCGCGTTGCTCGGCGCGCGCGAGGTCTGCATCTGGACGGACGTCGACGGCGTGATGAGCGGGGATCCGCGCCGCGTGCCGGAAGCCACCGTCATCGAGCAAATCTCGTACAACGAGGCGATGGAGCTCGCCTACTTCGGGGCAAAGGTCATTCACCCGCAGACGATGGCGCCGGCCGTCGCGCACGGCATCCCGATCCTGATCCGCAATACGTTCAACCGCGCGCATCCGGGCACGCGGATCACGGCGCCGTCCGCCGACCGGAACGGCGTCGTGAAGGGCATCAGCGGCGTCGACGGCGTCGCGCTGATCAACCTGGAGGGCGCCGGCATGATCGGCGTTCCCGGCACGGCGGACCGGCTGTTCGGGGCGCTCCGCGAGGCCGGCGTCTCGGTCATGCTGATCTCCCAGGGCAGCTCCGAGCACTCCATCTGCTTCGCCGTGCCGGAGGCCTCGGCCGGCGCGGTCCGCAGCGTCGTCGAGCGGGCGTTCGCCGTGGAGCTCGACCAAGGGCAGGTGCAGCGTGTCGAGGTCACGAGCGGCTGCGGCATCCTCGCCGTGGTCGGCGACGGCATGGCCGGCGCGCCGGGAACGGCCGGGCGCTTTTTCCGCACGCTCGGCAACGCGGGCATCAACGTGATCGCCATCGCGCAAGGCGCCTCCGAGCGGAACATCTCCGCCGTGATCGCGACGAAAGACATGACGCGCGCGCTTCGCGCCGTGCACAGCAGCTTCTATCTGTCGGCCAAGACCGTCTCCGTGGGGCTGATCGGCCCGGGGCTCGTCGGCAGCGCGCTGCTCGATCAGCTCGCCGACGCCCGCGAGCGGCTGCGCGACAAGTTCAATCTCGATCTCCGCGTGCGCGCGATCGGCGGCTCGCGGCGCATGCACCTCGGCGAGCCGCGCATCGATCTCGGATCCTGGCGCGAGGCGCTCGGCGGCGGCGAAGCCATGCGCCTCGATGCGTTCGTCGATCATGTGCAAACGGATTACCTGCCGCACGCCGCGCTGATCGATTGCACCGCGAGCCAGGAGATCGCGAACCGATACGCGAGCTGGCTCGAGCGCGGCATCCACGTGATCACGCCGAACAAGCGGGCGCACAGCGGGCCGATCGGGTACTACGAGGAGCTGAAGAAGCTGACGCGGTCGGCGAACCGCCATTTCCTCTACGAGGCGACCGTGGGCGCCGGCTTGCCGGTCATTCAAACGCTGAAAGATCTCGTCGAGACCGGCGACGAGATCGAAAGCATCAGCGGCATCTTTTCCGGGACGCTCGCGTACCTCTTCAACGTCTTCGACGGCGGCCGCCCGTTCTCCGAGATCGTGCGCGATGCACGGTCGCGGGGCTACACGGAGCCCGATCCCCGGGACGACCTTTCCGGGATGGACGTCGCCCGCAAGGCCGTCATCCTCGCGCGGGAAGCGGGCCTCGCGCTCGAGCTCGAGGATCTGGACGTGGAGAGCCTCGTGCCCGCGGCGCTCGCGGACGCGTCGGTCGACGAGTTCCTCGATCGGCTGTCGGACTTCGACGCGCCGATGGCCGAGCGCGTGGCCGAAGCGAAGCGAAACGACACGGTGTTGCGCTACGTCGCCGATATCGACATGCGGCGCGGAACGGCGAGGGTGCAGCTGCAGAGCTTTGCGAAAGACCATCCGTTCGCGAACATCAACCTCACGGACAACATCGTGCAGTTCGTCACCCGCCGCTACTGCGACAATCCGCTGATCGTCCGCGGGCCGGGCGCCGGTCCGGACGTGACCGCCGCCGGAATCTTTGCGGATCTGCTGCGGCTCTGCAGCATGCTGAGCGGCAATCAGGACTGA
- the rocD gene encoding ornithine--oxo-acid transaminase gives MKRTEQIIAQTERVSARNYAPLPVVITRAEGVWAWDVEGRKYLDCISAYSSLNQGHRHPRILQALLTQAGRLTLTSRAVHNDRLGPFLEKLCAAAEMDMALPMNTGAEAVETAIKLARKWGYRVKGVPRNEADIIVCRNNFHGRTTTIVGFSSEPHYREDFGPFGPGFTTIEYGDADALADAIKPSTVAFIVEPIQAEAGIIVPPAGYLTAVRDLCRRHNVLLVLDEIQTGLGRTGKLFDYQHEAYAKPDLLVVGKALGGGVYPVSAVLASAQIMGLFRPGEHGSTFGGNPLAAAVGEAALEVIIDSRLPARAAELGAYLFERLETLRSSPHVASIRGRGLLVGVEIARGSGTAREVAERLLERGVLCKDTHEQVIRLAPPLIVERSQLDWLVEQLRFVLR, from the coding sequence GTGAAACGAACCGAGCAGATCATCGCGCAGACGGAGCGCGTCAGCGCGCGCAACTACGCGCCGCTTCCGGTCGTCATTACCCGCGCCGAAGGCGTGTGGGCATGGGACGTCGAGGGACGCAAATATCTCGACTGCATCAGCGCGTACTCGTCGCTGAACCAGGGTCACCGGCATCCGCGCATTCTGCAGGCGCTGCTGACGCAAGCCGGCCGGCTCACGCTCACGTCGCGGGCCGTGCACAACGACCGCCTCGGGCCGTTCCTCGAAAAGCTCTGCGCGGCCGCCGAGATGGACATGGCGCTGCCGATGAACACCGGCGCGGAGGCGGTCGAGACCGCGATCAAGCTCGCGCGCAAGTGGGGCTACCGCGTCAAGGGCGTGCCGCGGAACGAAGCGGATATCATCGTCTGCCGCAACAACTTCCACGGACGCACGACGACGATCGTCGGCTTCTCGTCAGAGCCGCATTATCGCGAGGACTTCGGCCCGTTCGGGCCGGGCTTCACGACGATCGAGTACGGCGACGCGGATGCGCTTGCGGATGCGATCAAGCCGAGCACGGTGGCCTTCATCGTCGAGCCGATTCAGGCCGAAGCGGGCATCATCGTGCCGCCGGCGGGGTACCTCACGGCCGTGCGCGACCTCTGCCGCCGGCACAACGTGTTGCTGGTTCTCGACGAAATTCAGACCGGGCTCGGACGGACCGGGAAGCTTTTCGACTACCAGCACGAGGCGTACGCGAAGCCCGACCTGCTCGTCGTCGGCAAGGCGCTCGGCGGCGGCGTCTATCCGGTCTCGGCCGTGCTCGCATCGGCGCAGATCATGGGGCTCTTCAGACCCGGCGAGCACGGCAGCACGTTCGGCGGGAATCCGCTCGCGGCGGCGGTCGGCGAAGCCGCGCTCGAGGTCATCATCGATTCACGGCTGCCGGCGCGCGCCGCCGAGCTCGGCGCGTATCTGTTCGAGCGGCTCGAGACGCTTCGGTCGTCGCCGCACGTCGCGTCGATCCGCGGGCGCGGCCTGCTGGTCGGCGTCGAGATCGCTCGCGGATCGGGCACGGCGCGCGAGGTCGCCGAAAGGCTGCTCGAGCGCGGCGTGCTGTGCAAGGACACGCACGAGCAGGTGATCCGCCTTGCGCCGCCTCTGATCGTCGAGCGCAGTCAGCTCGACTGGCTCGTCGAGCAGCTGCGCTTCGTGCTGCGGTGA
- a CDS encoding SDR family oxidoreductase — protein sequence MDLGLKGKNAAITGSSQGIGFAIATALAKEGCNVALSARGQERLDRAVAELEALGVKAIGIVADLATEAGCRRFAEGAAEGLGGLDILVNNVGGMIPGTLETLSPEQWSVALNVNLMAAVYTTKHALPHLKKGRSPRILNVSGVTGKQLLPGSWTTTIPNAGIIAFSKLMAGDLGAAGITVNNICPGFTNTESWGPRAEAMAKVRGTSADQVRAGIAAQTLLGRWAEPEEIGNVAAFLVSERNGYMTGTTVEVDGGFNKYI from the coding sequence ATGGATCTCGGACTGAAGGGCAAGAATGCGGCGATCACCGGGTCGAGCCAAGGCATCGGCTTCGCCATCGCGACGGCGCTCGCGAAGGAGGGCTGCAACGTCGCGCTGTCCGCGCGCGGGCAGGAGCGGCTGGACCGTGCCGTGGCCGAGCTCGAGGCGCTCGGAGTGAAGGCGATCGGCATCGTCGCCGATCTCGCGACCGAAGCAGGCTGCCGCCGATTCGCGGAGGGCGCCGCGGAAGGCCTCGGCGGCCTCGACATTCTGGTGAACAACGTCGGCGGCATGATCCCGGGGACTCTCGAGACCCTGTCCCCCGAGCAGTGGTCCGTCGCGCTGAACGTGAATCTGATGGCAGCCGTTTACACGACGAAACACGCGCTGCCGCATCTGAAGAAGGGGCGCTCGCCGCGCATCCTCAACGTGTCGGGCGTGACCGGCAAGCAGCTCTTGCCGGGCTCGTGGACGACGACGATCCCGAACGCGGGGATCATCGCGTTCTCGAAGCTGATGGCCGGCGATCTCGGCGCGGCGGGCATCACGGTCAACAACATTTGCCCGGGCTTCACGAACACCGAGTCCTGGGGTCCGCGCGCGGAAGCGATGGCCAAGGTGCGCGGAACCTCGGCCGATCAGGTGCGCGCCGGCATCGCGGCTCAGACGCTGCTCGGCCGATGGGCCGAGCCCGAGGAGATCGGCAACGTGGCCGCGTTTCTCGTCTCGGAGCGCAACGGCTACATGACCGGCACGACCGTCGAGGTCGACGGCGGCTTCAACAAGTACATTTGA
- the rpe gene encoding ribulose-phosphate 3-epimerase: MTKLPLGGHWIAPSILSADFARLGEEVDRVLAAGADLIHFDVMDNHYVPNLTVGPLVCKALRNYGVTAPIDVHLMVKPVDRIIPDFAEAGATFVSIHPEATEHLDRSLQLIRDHGLRSGLVLNPATPLDWLDYVLDKLDFVLLMSVNPGFGGQSFIESAIGKIERTRELIDRSGLPIRLEVDGGVKVDNIGRIARAGADIFVAGSAIFRSADYAATIGAMRREIAAGAG, from the coding sequence ATGACAAAGCTGCCGCTAGGCGGGCATTGGATCGCGCCGTCGATACTGTCGGCCGATTTCGCGCGGCTCGGCGAAGAGGTGGACCGGGTTCTCGCGGCCGGCGCAGACCTGATCCACTTCGACGTCATGGACAATCACTACGTGCCGAATCTCACCGTCGGCCCGCTCGTGTGCAAGGCGTTGCGGAACTACGGCGTCACGGCACCGATCGACGTGCACCTGATGGTGAAGCCGGTGGACCGGATCATTCCGGATTTCGCCGAGGCGGGCGCGACCTTCGTCAGCATCCACCCGGAGGCGACCGAGCATTTGGATCGCTCGCTGCAGCTCATCCGCGACCACGGCTTGAGGAGCGGACTGGTGCTGAACCCGGCGACGCCGCTCGATTGGCTCGACTACGTGCTCGACAAGCTCGATTTCGTGCTGCTGATGTCGGTCAACCCGGGCTTCGGCGGGCAGTCGTTCATCGAGTCGGCGATCGGCAAGATCGAGCGCACCCGCGAGCTGATCGATCGCTCCGGGCTGCCGATCCGGCTCGAGGTCGACGGCGGCGTCAAGGTCGACAATATCGGCCGGATCGCGCGCGCCGGCGCCGATATTTTCGTGGCGGGCTCGGCGATTTTCCGGTCGGCTGACTACGCCGCGACGATCGGCGCGATGCGCCGCGAGATCGCGGCCGGCGCGGGTTGA
- the dmeF gene encoding CDF family Co(II)/Ni(II) efflux transporter DmeF, which produces MHDEQLERWQHSHSFGQDLKRPGERKTFIVIALTATMMIVEIAAGLAFGSMALLADGLHMASHAAALGINAFAYVYARRHAHDARYSFGTGKVNTLGGFTGAVLLAGFALVMAAESIARIVAPVPIAFDHAILVAVLGLVVNGVSVLILEHRGGGAPVDLALVPLHSHEPDARGEVAHVRDAGHEQAHAGGHGHFHAGHGHGHVHADSHGHAHVHAGHDHNLVSAYLHVLADALTSLLAIFALLGAKYFGFTWMDPLMGIVGAVLVARWSLGLLRVTSAILLDRTAPDSVCRAIRESIESRDDNRIADLHVWNVGPDIYSAQLSVVTHAPKPPEHYKRLVPPHLGIVHIAVEVHRCAAEPDRHEAQSMQA; this is translated from the coding sequence ATGCACGACGAGCAACTGGAGCGCTGGCAGCATTCGCATTCGTTCGGGCAGGACCTGAAGCGTCCCGGCGAGAGGAAGACTTTCATCGTCATCGCGCTCACGGCGACGATGATGATCGTCGAGATCGCCGCCGGGCTCGCGTTCGGCTCCATGGCGCTCTTGGCCGACGGGCTGCACATGGCCTCGCATGCGGCTGCGCTGGGGATCAACGCGTTCGCCTACGTCTACGCCCGGCGGCATGCGCACGACGCGCGCTACAGCTTCGGCACGGGCAAGGTCAACACGCTCGGCGGCTTCACCGGCGCGGTGCTCCTCGCCGGATTCGCGTTGGTGATGGCCGCGGAGAGCATCGCGCGGATCGTCGCACCCGTCCCGATCGCGTTCGATCACGCGATTCTGGTCGCCGTGCTCGGGCTCGTCGTGAACGGCGTGTCCGTGCTGATTCTCGAGCACCGCGGCGGCGGGGCGCCCGTCGATCTCGCGCTCGTGCCGCTGCATTCGCACGAGCCCGACGCCCGCGGCGAGGTGGCGCACGTCCGCGACGCCGGGCACGAGCAGGCGCATGCCGGCGGCCACGGACATTTCCATGCCGGCCACGGACACGGCCACGTCCATGCCGACAGCCACGGGCACGCGCACGTCCACGCCGGCCACGATCACAACCTCGTGTCCGCGTATCTGCACGTGCTCGCCGACGCGCTGACGTCGCTGCTCGCGATCTTCGCGCTGCTCGGCGCGAAATATTTCGGCTTCACGTGGATGGATCCGTTGATGGGCATCGTCGGCGCCGTGCTCGTCGCGCGCTGGTCGCTCGGGCTGCTGCGGGTGACGAGCGCGATCCTTCTCGATCGCACGGCCCCGGACTCCGTCTGCCGCGCGATCCGCGAGAGCATCGAGTCGCGCGACGACAACCGCATCGCGGACCTGCACGTCTGGAACGTCGGCCCGGACATCTACAGCGCGCAGCTTTCCGTCGTCACGCACGCCCCGAAGCCGCCGGAGCACTACAAGCGTCTCGTCCCGCCGCATCTCGGCATCGTGCACATCGCCGTGGAGGTGCATCGATGCGCCGCGGAGCCGGACCGGCACGAAGCGCAGTCGATGCAGGCATGA
- the rocF gene encoding arginase: MSEALGQRVSLIGAPTDVGAGRRGASMGPEALRVAGLKQSLERLRRTVVDRGNVTGPINPEAARVDGYRHLPEVSAWCRAVHDAVYGALRDGDFPILMGGDHSLAVGSIAAVARHCRERGIVPTVLWLDAHSDFNVASSSPTGNLHGMPAGILTGHGPPELTDLGPDVPIVAPERIVQIGIRSVDEIEKKLVVESGMIVYDMRLIDEITMRTAVERSLDYLGRRGGHLHVSFDVDFLDPAIAPGVPTTVPGGPTYREAQLCMEMIHDSGLLRSLDIMELNPAFDDRNRTAELAVELVESLFGEQILARTGGPATKYTL; the protein is encoded by the coding sequence ATGTCTGAAGCGCTCGGACAACGCGTCTCGCTGATCGGTGCGCCGACCGACGTCGGCGCAGGACGGCGCGGCGCGTCCATGGGACCCGAGGCGCTGCGCGTCGCGGGCTTGAAGCAGTCGCTCGAGCGGCTGCGCCGCACCGTGGTCGATCGGGGCAACGTGACCGGACCGATCAACCCGGAGGCGGCGCGTGTCGACGGCTACCGGCACCTCCCCGAGGTCAGTGCGTGGTGCCGAGCCGTGCACGACGCCGTTTACGGCGCGCTCCGGGACGGCGACTTTCCGATTCTGATGGGCGGCGACCACAGCCTGGCCGTCGGCTCGATCGCGGCCGTCGCGCGTCATTGCCGCGAGCGCGGAATCGTGCCGACGGTGCTGTGGCTCGACGCGCATTCCGACTTCAACGTCGCGAGCTCCTCCCCGACGGGCAATCTCCACGGCATGCCGGCCGGAATTCTCACGGGCCACGGTCCGCCGGAGCTCACCGATCTCGGGCCCGACGTGCCGATCGTCGCGCCGGAGCGCATCGTGCAGATCGGCATCCGCTCGGTCGACGAGATCGAGAAGAAGCTCGTCGTCGAGAGCGGCATGATCGTTTACGACATGCGCCTCATCGATGAGATCACGATGCGCACGGCGGTGGAGCGTTCGCTCGACTATCTCGGCCGGCGCGGCGGGCATCTGCACGTCTCGTTCGACGTGGACTTCCTCGATCCCGCGATCGCGCCCGGCGTCCCGACGACGGTTCCGGGCGGGCCGACCTACCGCGAGGCGCAGCTCTGCATGGAGATGATTCACGACTCGGGCCTGCTGCGCTCGCTCGACATCATGGAGCTGAACCCCGCATTCGACGATCGCAACCGCACGGCGGAGCTCGCCGTCGAGCTCGTGGAGAGCCTGTTCGGGGAGCAGATTCTCGCGCGCACCGGCGGGCCGGCCACGAAATACACGCTGTGA
- a CDS encoding class I SAM-dependent methyltransferase, which translates to MEAAARIVIKAGREKSLRRRHPWIFSGAVEKVEGAAGAGDTVDVVDAAGEFLARAAYSPASQIRARVWTFDPAETVDEAFFRRAIARAADLRRRLGRLDPDGACRVVFSESDGLPGVIADHYAGHVVCQFVSAGAERWRDTITAALVAELAPRAVHERSEGAGRRKEGLPSRRGLLAGEASAGAVEYRAGALRRLVRIGSGQKTGAYLDQQDNVQRVARYARGARVLDAFAYTGGFAIAALAEGAASATLIDGSGEALEAAAEEAALNGVAERCRCIEADVFEELRALGKRGERFGLVVLDPPKFVHSASQIQAGSRGYKDVNLSALRLVAPGGVLATFSCSGHVDAALFQKIVAGAAVDAGRRVRILERLGHPPDHPIALEFPEAEYLTGLVLHVQ; encoded by the coding sequence ATGGAGGCGGCGGCGCGCATCGTGATCAAGGCCGGGCGCGAGAAGTCGCTTCGACGCCGGCACCCTTGGATTTTTTCGGGCGCCGTCGAGAAGGTCGAGGGCGCGGCCGGCGCGGGCGACACGGTCGACGTCGTCGACGCCGCCGGCGAGTTTCTCGCGCGCGCGGCCTATTCCCCGGCCTCCCAAATCCGCGCGCGGGTCTGGACGTTCGATCCCGCCGAAACGGTCGACGAGGCGTTCTTCAGGCGGGCGATCGCGCGCGCGGCCGACCTGCGGCGCCGCCTCGGGCGCCTCGACCCGGACGGCGCCTGCCGCGTGGTCTTCTCCGAATCGGACGGTCTGCCGGGGGTCATCGCGGATCACTATGCCGGCCACGTCGTCTGCCAGTTCGTGTCCGCCGGCGCCGAGCGCTGGCGGGACACGATCACCGCGGCGCTCGTTGCGGAGCTTGCGCCGCGGGCCGTCCACGAGCGCTCCGAGGGCGCCGGGCGCCGCAAGGAGGGCCTGCCGTCGCGCCGGGGGCTGCTGGCCGGAGAGGCGAGCGCCGGCGCCGTCGAGTACCGCGCGGGCGCATTGCGCCGGCTGGTACGAATCGGGAGCGGCCAGAAGACCGGCGCGTATCTCGACCAGCAGGACAACGTCCAGCGCGTCGCGCGCTACGCGCGCGGTGCTCGAGTGCTCGACGCCTTCGCCTACACTGGCGGCTTCGCGATCGCGGCGCTGGCCGAAGGGGCCGCGTCGGCGACGCTGATCGACGGCTCCGGCGAAGCGCTCGAGGCCGCGGCCGAGGAAGCGGCCCTGAACGGAGTCGCCGAGCGATGCCGCTGCATCGAAGCGGACGTCTTCGAGGAGTTGCGCGCGCTCGGCAAGCGCGGAGAGCGGTTCGGTCTCGTCGTGCTCGACCCGCCGAAGTTCGTGCACTCCGCGAGTCAAATCCAAGCCGGCAGCCGCGGCTACAAGGACGTCAACCTGAGCGCGCTGCGCCTCGTCGCGCCGGGCGGCGTGCTCGCGACCTTCTCCTGCTCGGGGCACGTCGACGCCGCACTGTTTCAAAAGATCGTCGCGGGCGCCGCCGTCGACGCGGGCCGCCGGGTACGGATTCTCGAGCGTCTGGGGCATCCGCCGGACCATCCGATCGCGCTCGAATTTCCGGAAGCGGAGTACCTGACCGGCCTCGTGCTGCACGTGCAGTGA
- a CDS encoding MFS transporter encodes MTAPSARPRPASVLSVLFAGVLMAALDIAVVGPALPALQDGFGIGDRALSWVFSIYILFNVAGAPLIAKWSDRYGRRPLFVASVGLFAAGSALVAAAPTFDVLLVGRAVQAFGAGGVFPVASAVVAETFPMERRGRALGLIGAVFGLAFLLGPLLGGLILPLGWRWLFLINLPIAAAVIVAAVRLLPVRPAHRAGRFDAGGALLLCVVLLGAAWGVNRLDAGRLPAALLAPDVWPGLLAAGIAAILLVLVERRASDPILPPALWRSVPLRAVGGIAVAAGLVEAGMVFLPELAVGAFDVEPASASLMMLPLVLTLIAGAPAAGYLLDRIGPRTVIQAGLVLTGAGLATFHVQPLGIGTFYTAGALVGLGLAALLGAPLRYVVLRESGESRRGAGQGLLTLFLSAGQLVGSAAIGAVAGSTAHASAGYASALLSLAGACVVVLPLTFLIEPRANGAELPARDEAHPGS; translated from the coding sequence ATGACGGCTCCGTCCGCACGACCGCGCCCGGCTTCCGTGCTGAGCGTGCTGTTCGCAGGCGTGCTGATGGCCGCGCTCGACATCGCGGTCGTAGGTCCCGCTCTCCCGGCCTTGCAGGACGGCTTCGGCATCGGCGATCGCGCGTTGTCGTGGGTGTTCTCGATCTACATCCTGTTCAATGTCGCCGGCGCGCCTTTGATCGCGAAATGGTCGGACCGGTACGGCCGCCGCCCGCTGTTCGTCGCAAGCGTCGGGCTGTTCGCGGCGGGCTCGGCTCTCGTCGCCGCCGCGCCGACGTTCGACGTGCTCCTGGTCGGGCGCGCCGTGCAGGCGTTCGGCGCGGGCGGCGTGTTCCCCGTCGCGAGCGCGGTCGTCGCGGAAACGTTTCCGATGGAGCGGCGCGGCCGCGCCCTCGGTCTGATCGGCGCCGTGTTCGGCCTGGCCTTCCTGCTCGGCCCGCTGCTCGGCGGGTTGATACTGCCGCTCGGGTGGCGGTGGCTCTTTCTGATCAACCTGCCGATCGCCGCCGCCGTGATCGTCGCGGCCGTCCGGCTGCTGCCGGTGCGCCCCGCGCATCGGGCCGGCCGCTTCGACGCGGGCGGCGCGCTGCTCCTGTGCGTCGTGCTGCTCGGCGCCGCATGGGGCGTGAACCGATTGGATGCGGGTCGACTGCCCGCGGCGCTGCTCGCGCCGGACGTCTGGCCCGGGCTGCTCGCGGCCGGCATCGCCGCGATCCTGCTCGTCCTCGTCGAGCGCCGCGCATCCGATCCGATCCTGCCGCCGGCGCTCTGGCGGTCGGTGCCGCTTCGTGCAGTCGGCGGCATTGCGGTTGCGGCGGGCCTCGTGGAAGCCGGCATGGTGTTCCTGCCCGAGCTCGCGGTCGGGGCGTTCGACGTGGAGCCGGCTTCTGCGAGCCTGATGATGCTTCCGCTCGTGCTGACGCTGATCGCCGGCGCCCCGGCCGCCGGATATCTGCTCGACCGCATCGGGCCGCGTACGGTGATTCAGGCGGGCCTCGTGCTCACCGGCGCGGGGCTCGCGACGTTTCACGTGCAGCCGCTCGGCATCGGGACCTTCTACACGGCCGGCGCGCTCGTCGGCTTGGGGCTCGCGGCGCTGCTCGGCGCGCCGCTGCGCTACGTCGTGCTCCGCGAATCCGGCGAGTCTCGGCGCGGCGCCGGGCAGGGGCTCTTGACGCTGTTCCTGAGCGCCGGGCAGCTCGTCGGGTCCGCGGCCATCGGCGCCGTGGCGGGCTCCACCGCGCACGCCTCTGCGGGCTACGCGTCGGCGCTGCTCTCGCTCGCCGGCGCCTGTGTCGTCGTGCTCCCGCTCACGTTCCTGATCGAGCCGAGAGCAAACGGCGCGGAGCTGCCGGCCCGGGATGAGGCGCATCCGGGTTCGTGA